A stretch of DNA from Serinibacter arcticus:
GCACGGTGGTCGATCGTGCTCTCGAGGCCGCCAGGGAGCTGGCCGCCCGGGTCGAGCGGCTGCAGGGTCAGGGGCGTCCGAGTGCCGTGCTGGCGCTCGCGGCTCTGCCGCAGGTCGACGCGCTCGCGTCGATCGTCGGACTGGCGCAGGCCGGTCTTGCCGGCATCGCTCGAGCCGATGCGGCGCCCGAGGACCTCGGTGGCGAACGCGACTTCACCGCCTACCGCGCGCGTTCGAGCCGACGGGGCAGGGGAGCCGCGCTGTCCGAGGAGGGCCTGTCGCGCGCGCTGCGCGAGGTCGAGGGGCTGCAGTCCGCCGTCGCCGACGGCGGGGTCACGCTCGAGCACGCCGCGGTGGTGGCGGACGTCCTGTCTCGGGCCGACGAGCGCACGCGAGAGCGGATGACTGCGGAGGCCGAGCAGATCGTCGACGCGGCCCGGGAGCAGCAGGTTCCCGAGCTGCGGCGGACCTTGGTGGCACGAGGGGCGGCGCTCGCGGCCGATGCCGCGGACAACTCGCACCGTGCGGCGCGGGCCCGACGATTCCTCCGCGTGGTTCCTCGCGGGGGTGGCGTCGCGGTCGACGGCTTCCTCGACTCGATCGACGGTGCGACGTTGAAGGCGGCCATCGCTGCCGTCACACCGGTGCCGGCGATCGACGACGAGCGGTCCGGTGACCAGCGTGCTGCCGACGGGCTCGTCATGCTCGCGCAGCGGGCGCTCTCGTTCGGGGAGGACAAGGCCGGAGCCCAGGTGCGGCCACACCTCAACGTGCTCGTGCGGGAGGACACCTGGTACCTGCTGCTCCGGCGACGCCGCCTCCAGGCGGAGGGGTGCGCCACCGCGGGGCGGGCGACCTCGGACGCGTTCGGGCTGACGGGTCTGACGGAGGAGCCCCCGCTGGCGGAGCTGCTCGATGGCACCCTCGTCCCGTTCGCGGCGCTCGAGGTCCTCGCGTGCGACTCGTTCGTGCAGCGGATGGTGCTGGACTCCGAGGGCGAGCCGATCGACGTCGGTCGGCGGCGGCGCACGTACGCCGCTTCCGCTCGCAACGCGATCCTCGTGCGGGACCGCCACTGCCAGTGGCCCGGCTGCGCGCTCCGCGCGAGCTGGTGCGACGTCCACCACATCTTCTACTGGGCGAAGGGTGGCGGGACCGACAAGGAGAACGGCATCACGCTCTGCAGCAACCACCACCACGTGGTCCACAACCGCTCGGTGCGGATCACCCGCGTGGCGGGAGGGTTCGAGTTCACGGAGGGTAACGGACGACGGATCGGTGAGACCACCCGTCTGCGCGACGTCCTGCTGGTGCCGCGGGCACGCGGGGCCGTCGGTGGCGGGGGTGTCGGGGGTGTCGGCGGTGTCGGGAGGATGGGGCTGGACCCGGGAGGAGCCGGCGGGGCGCCGGTCGGAGGCGCAGGAGGCGCAGGAGGCGGATCGGGCGGCGGAGGAGGGGGCGGGTCCGGCGGGGGCGGCTCCGGCGGGGGTGGGTCCGGCGGGGGCGGGTCTGGTGGTGGGTCTGGGGGTGGCAGCTCTGGGATTGCGCCGGTACCCGACTCGGACGACGGCCTGCCCGAGGACTGCCCCACGCGGCTCTGGTGACCCGGCGATGCGCCGCTCTGCCCGGAGCTGTGTCCGGAGCACCGGGCCCGAGGACCGACCCGAGCTCTGGTTCGAGCAGTGCCCCATGCCGTGCCCCGAGCAGTGCGGCGAGAAGTGCCCCGACGTCAGGAGTCGTGATGAATCCGCAGTCCCAACCAGCGTGCGAGGTCGTCGATCTCGGCCGAGACGACGTCTCGCACCTCAGGGACGAACTGCTCGTCCTCGTGGAGGGCGTGGATGCGGAGCAGGCCGGCGGCCCGGTCCGCGGTCGCGTCGAGCTTGCCGATCAGACGATCGCCCCACAGCACCGGCAGCGCGTAGTAGCCCCAGCGGCGCTTCGCGGCGGGTCTGAACATCTCCAGCGCGTAGTCGAACTCGAACAGCTCGACCATCCGCTTGCGGTCGGCGAGAAGCCGGTCGAACGGCGACAGCAGCGCGGCGCGCGGTTCGAACGGCTCGTCCAGGAGGCCGGGCTCGATCCGCCAGGTGCCGCGGACGCCGTCGATGGTCGCCGGAACGCCGGCCTTGCCGACGCCGAGCGGGTCGCCGGGAGTCGCCGCCCCCGTCGCGCGGGCGATGCCGAGGGACTGCAGCCGGCGCTCGTCGCGCAGGCGCCACGCCTCGTCGAGCGACGGGTAGGGCTGGTCCGGGTACACACGAGAAGCGAGGTCCCACAGCTTCGTCCGTCCCTCCCACCCGGAGACGGCGACCTCCCCGCGCTGCACCAGGAAGCCGAGCATGACGGTGACGTTCTGGTGGTTGAGCCAGCCGGACGACCGCCACGGGCGGACGCACGTGTCGGGCAGGTCGGTCGCGGCCAGCGGACCGTCGGCCCGCAGCGCCTCCAGCAGGTCGAGGCGGAAGGTCTCGTTGTCCGCGACCCAGACCGCGTTCCCGCGCTGCCAGTCCTGGCTCGGGTCGGCTCCGGGCCAGGCATCCATCTCCGCGCGGAAGAGTGCGACGTCCTCGGCGACGCGCAGCTCTCCCCGCAGGTCGACCACGCGCTGCCGGGCGACGGCGTCGGTGAGGTCGTCGGGGTCGTACGCCGAGCCGAGGCGGCTCCAGAGCACCAGATCGGCGCTCGGCGCGATCGCCGCCGTCGGATTGAGCTGGACGAAGGTGAGGTGACGGACGATGTCGAGAACGTCGTCCGGCCGCGCCGCCGTGAGCAGCTGCGCACGGATCGCCAGGCGCCGGGCGTCCTGACGATCGAGCGCGAGCGGTACGGGCTCCGGCGACGTCACCCGGCAGAGTGTAGGGATCGGAGTGCAGGGACGCGGTCGTCGTGGGGAGCCTCGGGTGGCCGGATCGGTCGTGGGACGAGGCGAAGGTGGAGTGATGCAGCAGCGGGACGAGGGTGGAGTGGCACGTCGACGAGGCGAGGCAGCGGCAGCGGCAGCGGCGACCAGGGAGGCGTACGACACCGTTGCCCTGGACTACGCCCGGATGCTTCCCGACCTCGCGGCCGAGGCGGCCCTCGACGTCGCGATGATCGACGACTTCGCGACCCGGTGTCTGGCGTCCGGTCGCGGACGGGTGCTCGACGCCGGCTGCGGCACCGGTCGGGTCGGGACCCGGCTCGCCGGCCACGGCCTCGAGGTGGTGGGGGTCGACCTCTCACCGGGAATGCTCGAGGTCGCCCGGGACCTGCATCCTGGGCGTCGCTTCGAGGTCGGGTCTCTCGCCGACCTCCCCCTGGCCGACGGCGCCGTCGGAGGAGTTCTGGCCTGGTACTCGGTGATCCACACGGCTCCCGAGGACCTCGATGACGTGGCGCGTGAGCTCGCTCGCGTCCTGGTCCCGGGTGGCTGGTTGCTGGTCGCGTTCCAGGCTGGGAGCGGCGAGCGTGTGGACCGGCGAACGGCCTACGGGCACGACGTCGAGATGACGAGTTACCGGCACCATCCCGATCGGGTGGCCACGCTTCTCCGAGCCGCCGGTGTCGACGAGGTCGTCCGGATGGTGAGGCGCGCCGCTGCGCACGAGAGCGCGGACCAGGCGGTGCTCCTGGCGCAGCGGCGGGCGTGAGGGGATCGACGTCGGGCGCGGCAGATCGCGCGTCACGTGCGTGGACGTGTGCGGGTCAGGCCCAGGAGGGCGGCGGTGGAGCGGGAGGCGTCGTCGGCGAGGTGGGTGGGGGCTGCGGCGGCCCGCCGGGTCCGGGCGGGTGCGGGAGCGAGCCCGGTCGCTGGTGATCCGGAGGTTCGCCGGGTTCGGTCGAGGGGCCGGGGAGCGGGACGTGCCCGGGATCGTGGGTCGGCCCTGGATCGTGGGTCGGCCCGGACGGTGATCCGTGGTCGGGCGCCCCGCCCGGTAGCGGTGGCGGACCGGCCGGCCCCTGCGGCGCGGGCGGCTCGGGTGGTGGTCCGGACGGCCGAGGGGGCGGGGCGACGGTCGGGCCGTCGTGGTCGTCGTCGCGGTCAGGGCCATGACCGGGAGCGTGGCCGGGCCCGTTCGGTGGGGTGGACGGCGGGGCGGGAGGCGGCGGCACGGTGCCGTACCCCGGAGGCGGCGGCACGGTGCCGTGCCCCGGAGGCGGCGGGGCGTAGCCGGCCCCGCCGGGCGATCCGGGAGGTGGCACGCCCAGGGTCCGCAGACGCAGGTCGAGCGAGGCGCCGGAGGCCTCGAGGTGGGTCAGCGCACTGACGACCCGCTCGCGCTCACCCGGCGGCACCGGGCGTCCCTGCGACTCGAGGTAGGCGAGAGCGCCGAGGTCGTGCAGGTAGGAGCCGGCGTCGGTTGCGCCGAAGCCCCCGGAACCCCCGGAGCCGCCCGGACCCCCGAGCCCGGCACCTGCCAGGGCGGAGTCCGCCTTCGCCATCATGTCGCCCGCGGCGGCCTTGGCCTTGTCGAGAAAGCCCATCGTGATCTCCTTCGATCCACGCACGAGCGGACCGAACCCGGCCCAGGATCCAGGCTAGTTCGCCGTCGCTGCCAGGACTAGCCTGGGCCCGATCGTGCGTCGGCCCGATCGTGCGCCGTTCCCGATCGTGACTTGCGCGGGCGGTGCGCCACCGCCTGAGGAGGAGTGGTCGTCATGACCGTGCACGGATCGTTGTTCCAGCAGTTCGCGGAGAACACGTCGCAGGACCAGTTCTCGCTGCAGGGCAAGAAGATGCTCAAGGTGCAGATGAACTACGGCCCGGTGTGGGCGCTCGAGGGCGCGATGGTCGCCTACCAGGGCGACGTCCGGTTCGAGAAGAAGGGCACGGGGGTCAGCCGGATGCTCAAGTCCGCCGTCACCGGCGAGGGCGTGAGTCTCATGAGCTGCAGCGGCCAGGGTGAGCTCTTCCTCGCCAACCAGGCCGACGACGTGCAGATCGTCTACATCGAGAACGACGTGCTCTCCGTGAACGGCGCGAGCATCCTCGGGTTCAGCGGCTCCATCGAGTGGGACATCCACCGCATCCAGGCGTCGGGTGCCGCCATGATGGGCGGCCTCTACAACGTGTCGCTGCGCGGCACCGGCTTCGTCGCCGTCACGACCAAGGGTGAGCCGGTCGCGCTCGACGTCGCCGCCGCCCCCACGTTCGGTGACCCGCAGGCCGTCGTCCTGTGGACCTCCGGAGTTCAGATGCAGGTGAAGGTCGACTCGGGCGGCATGGGCTCGCTGCTGCGCGGCGGCAGCGGCGAGACGTTCCAGATGGCGTTCGGGGGTCAGGGCTACGTGCTGGTCCAGCCGAGCGAGGGCGTCGTCGTCGGAGCCGCGGCCCCGAAGAGCGGCGGCCTGTTCGGCTGACCGGCCGGCCACCCACCCACGAACCCCGGCCCTCGTCCGCAGCTGCGGACGAGGGCCGGGGTTCGTCGTGGGTGACCGACCGTCAGGGGAGGTGCAGGTACTCCGCCGCCGGCACCCCGGTGGAGCGGAACCACGCCGTCATGAAGCCGGAGACGTCCCGACCCGCGACGTCGTCGACCAGGTCCTCGAAGTCGGAGAACGACACGTTCTGGTCGGCCTTCTCGGTCGCCCAGCGCTCCAGCAGCGTGAAGAACGCCTCGTCCCCGAG
This window harbors:
- a CDS encoding HNH endonuclease: MVAEPVRDENQDDDGGASRLGPDLAANGLCGVGAEVIDGRALPFRTVVDRALEAARELAARVERLQGQGRPSAVLALAALPQVDALASIVGLAQAGLAGIARADAAPEDLGGERDFTAYRARSSRRGRGAALSEEGLSRALREVEGLQSAVADGGVTLEHAAVVADVLSRADERTRERMTAEAEQIVDAAREQQVPELRRTLVARGAALAADAADNSHRAARARRFLRVVPRGGGVAVDGFLDSIDGATLKAAIAAVTPVPAIDDERSGDQRAADGLVMLAQRALSFGEDKAGAQVRPHLNVLVREDTWYLLLRRRRLQAEGCATAGRATSDAFGLTGLTEEPPLAELLDGTLVPFAALEVLACDSFVQRMVLDSEGEPIDVGRRRRTYAASARNAILVRDRHCQWPGCALRASWCDVHHIFYWAKGGGTDKENGITLCSNHHHVVHNRSVRITRVAGGFEFTEGNGRRIGETTRLRDVLLVPRARGAVGGGGVGGVGGVGRMGLDPGGAGGAPVGGAGGAGGGSGGGGGGGSGGGGSGGGGSGGGGSGGGSGGGSSGIAPVPDSDDGLPEDCPTRLW
- a CDS encoding DNA glycosylase AlkZ-like family protein, whose amino-acid sequence is MTSPEPVPLALDRQDARRLAIRAQLLTAARPDDVLDIVRHLTFVQLNPTAAIAPSADLVLWSRLGSAYDPDDLTDAVARQRVVDLRGELRVAEDVALFRAEMDAWPGADPSQDWQRGNAVWVADNETFRLDLLEALRADGPLAATDLPDTCVRPWRSSGWLNHQNVTVMLGFLVQRGEVAVSGWEGRTKLWDLASRVYPDQPYPSLDEAWRLRDERRLQSLGIARATGAATPGDPLGVGKAGVPATIDGVRGTWRIEPGLLDEPFEPRAALLSPFDRLLADRKRMVELFEFDYALEMFRPAAKRRWGYYALPVLWGDRLIGKLDATADRAAGLLRIHALHEDEQFVPEVRDVVSAEIDDLARWLGLRIHHDS
- a CDS encoding class I SAM-dependent DNA methyltransferase encodes the protein MARRRGEAAAAAAATREAYDTVALDYARMLPDLAAEAALDVAMIDDFATRCLASGRGRVLDAGCGTGRVGTRLAGHGLEVVGVDLSPGMLEVARDLHPGRRFEVGSLADLPLADGAVGGVLAWYSVIHTAPEDLDDVARELARVLVPGGWLLVAFQAGSGERVDRRTAYGHDVEMTSYRHHPDRVATLLRAAGVDEVVRMVRRAAAHESADQAVLLAQRRA
- a CDS encoding AIM24 family protein, with product MTVHGSLFQQFAENTSQDQFSLQGKKMLKVQMNYGPVWALEGAMVAYQGDVRFEKKGTGVSRMLKSAVTGEGVSLMSCSGQGELFLANQADDVQIVYIENDVLSVNGASILGFSGSIEWDIHRIQASGAAMMGGLYNVSLRGTGFVAVTTKGEPVALDVAAAPTFGDPQAVVLWTSGVQMQVKVDSGGMGSLLRGGSGETFQMAFGGQGYVLVQPSEGVVVGAAAPKSGGLFG